A window of the Brassica oleracea var. oleracea cultivar TO1000 chromosome C1, BOL, whole genome shotgun sequence genome harbors these coding sequences:
- the LOC106327785 gene encoding two-component response regulator ARR10-like isoform X1: protein MTVEQGVQAVDQFPVGMRVLAVDDDQTCLLILETLLHRCQYHVTTTDKAQTAVELLRENKNKFDLVISDVDMPDMDGFKLLELVGLEMDLPVIMLSAHSDPKYVMKGVKHGACDYLLKPVRIEELKNIWQHVVRKSKLKKMKGIVTNGESEGNSDQNGVRANRKRKDQLEEKDEEEQEQERGNDKKPRVIWTRELHNKFLAAVDHVGIMNAVPKKILDLMNVDNLTRENVASHLQKFRLALKKITNEAKQQANMAAANSHFMQMSSLKGFGSFHHSPIPLGSSQFHGGAATMRHYPSNRTFAGMFPHVSSSLPRNLHNDGGHMLQGTPFPPLENLHINSNNKAFPSFASQQSSLLVAPSMVLEGHQQSTSPSFSPHLEINKRLEDWSNNIPQSNVHSEPDALGWNMFGNSTNQTYFCRDTEFGSSSAAQADSLQMKQQHENIFSPMTVAQLLRSSSANEGLFMGQQKLENGFMASDAGSLDDIVNSMMTQEQSQAEFSEGDWVWVA from the exons ATGACAGTGGAACAAGGTGTTCAAGCTGTGGACCAGTTTCCAGTAGGGATGAGAGTTCTTGCCGTTGACGATGACCAAACTTGTCTCCTTATTCTCGAGACTCTGCTTCACCGCTGCCAATACCATG TTACAACAACGGATAAGGCACAGACCGCAGTGGAGTTGTTGAGGGAGAACAAGAACAAGTTTGATCTCGTTATTAGCGATGTTGACATGCCAGACATGGATGGTTTCAAGCTGCTTGAGCTTGTTGGTCTTGAAATGGACTTACCTGTCATTA TGTTATCTGCGCACAGCGATCCAAAGTATGTGATGAAAGGAGTGAAGCACGGTGCCTGCGACTATCTCCTTAAACCGGTTCGAATTGAGGAGCTCAAGAACATATGGCAACACGTCGTGAGGAAAAGCAAGCTCAAAAAGATGAAGGGCATTGTGACTAATGGTGAATCTGAGGGAAACTCTGATCAAAACGGGGTGAGAGCAAACAGGAAACGTAAAGATCAGCTTGAAGAGAAAGATGAAGAAGAACAAGAACAAGAAAGGGGGAATGATAAGAAGCCACGTGTTATTTGGACGCGAGAGCTGCACAATAAGTTCCTAGCAGCTGTTGATCATGTGGGCATTATGA ACGCTGTACCAAAGAAGATTCTTGACCTGATGAATGTTGACAACCTCACAAGAGAGAATGTAGCCAGCCACCTTCAG AAATTTCGGTTAGCCTTGAAGAAAATAACAAATGAAGCTAAACAACAAGCTAACATGGCAGCCGCAAACTCGCATTTCATGCAAATGAGTTCTCTCAAAGGATTTGGCAGCTTCCACCACAGTCCAATACCTCTTGGATCAAGTCAGTTCCATGGTGGAGCCGCAACCATGAGGCATTACCCTTCAAATAGGACCTTTGCAGGAATGTTCCCACATGTCTCATCATCGCTTCCTCGTAACCTCCACAATGATGGAGGTCACATGCTTCAGGGAACGCCATTTCCTCCACTAGAGAATCTTCATATCAACAGCAACAACAAGGCTTTTCCGAGTTTTGCTTCACAACAAAGCTCTCTACTGGTGGCTCCCAGTATGGTTCTTGAGGGTCACCAACAGTCAACATCTCCATCCTTTTCTCCTCACTTGGAGATCAACAAGCGTCTTGAAGACTGGTCAAACAACATTCCACAGAGTAATGTTCACTCAGAACCAGACGCCTTGGGATGGAACATGTTCGGCAACTCAACAAATCAGACATATTTCTGTAGAGACACGGAGTTTGGATCCTCGAGTGCTGCACAGGCAGACTCTTTACAGATGAAGCAGCAGCATGAAAACATCTTTAGTCCGATGACAGTTGCTCAACTGTTGAGAAGTAGCAGTGCAAATGAAGGTTTATTCATGGGACAACAGAAGCTAGAGAACGGCTTCATGGCTTCAGATGCTGGCTCCTTGGATGATATAGTCAACTCCATGATGACTCAG GAACAGAGTCAAGCCGAGTTCTCGGAAGGAGATTGGGTTTGGGTGGCATAA
- the LOC106327785 gene encoding two-component response regulator ARR10-like isoform X2 has translation MPDMDGFKLLELVGLEMDLPVIMLSAHSDPKYVMKGVKHGACDYLLKPVRIEELKNIWQHVVRKSKLKKMKGIVTNGESEGNSDQNGVRANRKRKDQLEEKDEEEQEQERGNDKKPRVIWTRELHNKFLAAVDHVGIMNAVPKKILDLMNVDNLTRENVASHLQKFRLALKKITNEAKQQANMAAANSHFMQMSSLKGFGSFHHSPIPLGSSQFHGGAATMRHYPSNRTFAGMFPHVSSSLPRNLHNDGGHMLQGTPFPPLENLHINSNNKAFPSFASQQSSLLVAPSMVLEGHQQSTSPSFSPHLEINKRLEDWSNNIPQSNVHSEPDALGWNMFGNSTNQTYFCRDTEFGSSSAAQADSLQMKQQHENIFSPMTVAQLLRSSSANEGLFMGQQKLENGFMASDAGSLDDIVNSMMTQQEQSQAEFSEGDWVWVA, from the exons ATGCCAGACATGGATGGTTTCAAGCTGCTTGAGCTTGTTGGTCTTGAAATGGACTTACCTGTCATTA TGTTATCTGCGCACAGCGATCCAAAGTATGTGATGAAAGGAGTGAAGCACGGTGCCTGCGACTATCTCCTTAAACCGGTTCGAATTGAGGAGCTCAAGAACATATGGCAACACGTCGTGAGGAAAAGCAAGCTCAAAAAGATGAAGGGCATTGTGACTAATGGTGAATCTGAGGGAAACTCTGATCAAAACGGGGTGAGAGCAAACAGGAAACGTAAAGATCAGCTTGAAGAGAAAGATGAAGAAGAACAAGAACAAGAAAGGGGGAATGATAAGAAGCCACGTGTTATTTGGACGCGAGAGCTGCACAATAAGTTCCTAGCAGCTGTTGATCATGTGGGCATTATGA ACGCTGTACCAAAGAAGATTCTTGACCTGATGAATGTTGACAACCTCACAAGAGAGAATGTAGCCAGCCACCTTCAG AAATTTCGGTTAGCCTTGAAGAAAATAACAAATGAAGCTAAACAACAAGCTAACATGGCAGCCGCAAACTCGCATTTCATGCAAATGAGTTCTCTCAAAGGATTTGGCAGCTTCCACCACAGTCCAATACCTCTTGGATCAAGTCAGTTCCATGGTGGAGCCGCAACCATGAGGCATTACCCTTCAAATAGGACCTTTGCAGGAATGTTCCCACATGTCTCATCATCGCTTCCTCGTAACCTCCACAATGATGGAGGTCACATGCTTCAGGGAACGCCATTTCCTCCACTAGAGAATCTTCATATCAACAGCAACAACAAGGCTTTTCCGAGTTTTGCTTCACAACAAAGCTCTCTACTGGTGGCTCCCAGTATGGTTCTTGAGGGTCACCAACAGTCAACATCTCCATCCTTTTCTCCTCACTTGGAGATCAACAAGCGTCTTGAAGACTGGTCAAACAACATTCCACAGAGTAATGTTCACTCAGAACCAGACGCCTTGGGATGGAACATGTTCGGCAACTCAACAAATCAGACATATTTCTGTAGAGACACGGAGTTTGGATCCTCGAGTGCTGCACAGGCAGACTCTTTACAGATGAAGCAGCAGCATGAAAACATCTTTAGTCCGATGACAGTTGCTCAACTGTTGAGAAGTAGCAGTGCAAATGAAGGTTTATTCATGGGACAACAGAAGCTAGAGAACGGCTTCATGGCTTCAGATGCTGGCTCCTTGGATGATATAGTCAACTCCATGATGACTCAG CAGGAACAGAGTCAAGCCGAGTTCTCGGAAGGAGATTGGGTTTGGGTGGCATAA
- the LOC106327785 gene encoding two-component response regulator ARR10-like isoform X3: MTVEQGVQAVDQFPVGMRVLAVDDDQTCLLILETLLHRCQYHVTTTDKAQTAVELLRENKNKFDLVISDVDMPDMDGFKLLELVGLEMDLPVIMLSAHSDPKYVMKGVKHGACDYLLKPVRIEELKNIWQHVVRKSKLKKMKGIVTNGESEGNSDQNGVRANRKRKDQLEEKDEEEQEQERGNDKKPRVIWTRELHNKFLAAVDHVGIMNAVPKKILDLMNVDNLTRENVASHLQKFRLALKKITNEAKQQANMAAANSHFMQMSSLKGFGSFHHSPIPLGSSQFHGGAATMRHYPSNRTFAGMFPHVSSSLPRNLHNDGGHMLQGTPFPPLENLHINSNNKAFPSFASQQSSLLVAPSMVLEGHQQSTSPSFSPHLEINKRLEDWSNNIPQSNVHSEPDALGWNMFGNSTNQTYFCRDTEFGSSSAAQADSLQMKQQHENIFSPMTVAQLLRSSSANEGLFMGQQKLENGFMASDAGSLDDIVNSMMTQQEQSQAEFSEGDWVWVA, from the exons ATGACAGTGGAACAAGGTGTTCAAGCTGTGGACCAGTTTCCAGTAGGGATGAGAGTTCTTGCCGTTGACGATGACCAAACTTGTCTCCTTATTCTCGAGACTCTGCTTCACCGCTGCCAATACCATG TTACAACAACGGATAAGGCACAGACCGCAGTGGAGTTGTTGAGGGAGAACAAGAACAAGTTTGATCTCGTTATTAGCGATGTTGACATGCCAGACATGGATGGTTTCAAGCTGCTTGAGCTTGTTGGTCTTGAAATGGACTTACCTGTCATTA TGTTATCTGCGCACAGCGATCCAAAGTATGTGATGAAAGGAGTGAAGCACGGTGCCTGCGACTATCTCCTTAAACCGGTTCGAATTGAGGAGCTCAAGAACATATGGCAACACGTCGTGAGGAAAAGCAAGCTCAAAAAGATGAAGGGCATTGTGACTAATGGTGAATCTGAGGGAAACTCTGATCAAAACGGGGTGAGAGCAAACAGGAAACGTAAAGATCAGCTTGAAGAGAAAGATGAAGAAGAACAAGAACAAGAAAGGGGGAATGATAAGAAGCCACGTGTTATTTGGACGCGAGAGCTGCACAATAAGTTCCTAGCAGCTGTTGATCATGTGGGCATTATGA ACGCTGTACCAAAGAAGATTCTTGACCTGATGAATGTTGACAACCTCACAAGAGAGAATGTAGCCAGCCACCTTCAG AAATTTCGGTTAGCCTTGAAGAAAATAACAAATGAAGCTAAACAACAAGCTAACATGGCAGCCGCAAACTCGCATTTCATGCAAATGAGTTCTCTCAAAGGATTTGGCAGCTTCCACCACAGTCCAATACCTCTTGGATCAAGTCAGTTCCATGGTGGAGCCGCAACCATGAGGCATTACCCTTCAAATAGGACCTTTGCAGGAATGTTCCCACATGTCTCATCATCGCTTCCTCGTAACCTCCACAATGATGGAGGTCACATGCTTCAGGGAACGCCATTTCCTCCACTAGAGAATCTTCATATCAACAGCAACAACAAGGCTTTTCCGAGTTTTGCTTCACAACAAAGCTCTCTACTGGTGGCTCCCAGTATGGTTCTTGAGGGTCACCAACAGTCAACATCTCCATCCTTTTCTCCTCACTTGGAGATCAACAAGCGTCTTGAAGACTGGTCAAACAACATTCCACAGAGTAATGTTCACTCAGAACCAGACGCCTTGGGATGGAACATGTTCGGCAACTCAACAAATCAGACATATTTCTGTAGAGACACGGAGTTTGGATCCTCGAGTGCTGCACAGGCAGACTCTTTACAGATGAAGCAGCAGCATGAAAACATCTTTAGTCCGATGACAGTTGCTCAACTGTTGAGAAGTAGCAGTGCAAATGAAGGTTTATTCATGGGACAACAGAAGCTAGAGAACGGCTTCATGGCTTCAGATGCTGGCTCCTTGGATGATATAGTCAACTCCATGATGACTCAG CAGGAACAGAGTCAAGCCGAGTTCTCGGAAGGAGATTGGGTTTGGGTGGCATAA